The DNA segment TGCaaactaaaatttttttgtttggtgaAGCTTGGACAACAACTTGGACACTCTTTGGACGGTAGAATAGTCCTAAAAGGTCCAATATTGAGTTGCCAACCTTTGTGGATGGACAACCCCTCTTGCATAAACACAAGTCCAACCACAGGTCCTCCACCTTCAAGGGTGGCCCACCCCTTCAAGTGACATTACTCCGACCTCCTCCTCAACCCCCAAACTACAATTTTCAGATTCATaatccaacaaaaaataaacaatatcgAGTCGTCCGTGGACCTCCCAATCAAATTCACAATGGTTGAGTTAACGCGTCGTTTACCTCTTGGAGAAGTGAGAACTTCTCAAAAACACCAAGCACAAATCTTCTTTCAATGAAAGAACCAATTTATTGTTGGGGCCCTCGGTTAAACTTCCAAACACTAAGGGTCCGATCCTCGTCTTGTTGCTCCTCAAGTGACCGATATGACTCTTTTACTTGGTGTAGATCACGTGTACCCCAAAGGGAGCTTGGGTAAAATGAGGTTAGGGTTCAATGGTGGGAAATATAAATGGTGTTTGGGCTAGGTGATCACAGGTTGGGTGATGAAGGTACACAGCTAAGTGACTCTTAGTATGCTAGGCGCCACTTGTGTGCTAGGGTTAGATGAAGGGCAATCTTGGCTAGGGTTTAGAGATGAGTGATTGAGGCTAGGTTTGATGAGGGGTTTGGCCAAGGCTATTGGGGGTACACAGCTAGGGCAAAGGTGGCTTGTGAGAtcctaaaagttagaaattgtGAAATTCCTAAAATGTAAGAATTGAGATCTAGATATTTAGAATGACAAGGGCTGGCTGAAAATGAGTAGGATGGATAAGGGTGATGTGTTTTGGTGGGAAGATGGAATTTGAGTGAGCCAATCAAGAAAAATTGACCaatcaaattataaatagaaaaggaaagtgAGAAAATATGAGATCTAGGGTTTTGGCCAACCCAAGAAGGCTATCACCGAATTAGGGCTGAAAACCGACCGGCCGGTTTCGATTTTAGACCTAAATCGAAACCGACCGGTCCTTAAAAAAACAATGCATCAACCGGCCGAAACCGACCGTGCTGAGGGAAGAAAACTGGTTGGTTCCTTTGCCGGCCGGTTCCGGTCTGTTCCCCCTGTATGGGCCATGGGTTTTGGGCCCCATTTTGGCCCTTTTATCCAAtatgtttgggttttttttttgttatatatatatttttcctgaattcatcatccaacatctttttaattttttgttgttaactaataatttatcattcatcataattcatattataaataaataaaaataataaataaccaaagcattcatcatattaactaactaattattatattacttactacataattaaaaataaataaaaacaacttcactagatatttagtattatatattacaaaCTTGAAAAACAAACCAAATTGTCTTAAGTATAGCAAAAATACAAGcacaaaaaataacataaataaatgaaaaatattacttcaagtcttcaatcttcaatcgTCAATACTTATCACGTTCGATTGTGTGGTCAACTCTATAAGAATTGTTATGTTTCAAATCCGAATATACAATAATCTCAAGGATCTCCAACACAGAAATCCAATCAAGTATTTCAATATGACAATATATATACagattcaaaacaaaaactaaatcaaGAATCTCAATATGATAAGATACTAATCAAAGCCGAAACTCAGTTGAGAATTACAAATGATAAGATAATGATAACAAGATGACAAGATAAGCAAAATAAATCTgtaaaagaacaagaaatatgcacagaaataagaaagaagaagatacaaACAGAGATTACGTGGTTCAGCCCTAATGgcctacatccacggcaggagCAGCCTCAGAgatcattttattgatgaatctgCAAGGCCAAAATGCCATTGTACAAGATAGAACTACAATCGAGCCAAGAAAAGCCACAAGATTTGGCTTTTCCTTTTCCCTCAACAACCCTAGTTCTCTCTCTACCTCACGGATTCCCCCAAAACTCTCAGACGGCCACAGTACAAAAATGAGTCCCTCAAACCCTAAAACGAtaagcacatatatatatatatatacacatgaagTAAAGATCAATCAGACGGCTCTTTTTCATCCCATCCTTTAAGTAAGACGACACCGTTTGATGCACTGCATAGGATGCCATTTAGAATACTCTTGGGATGTCGTTTAATGCACTGCAAGTCCTCATTACTTCATTAATCATATAAGGGCTGCTGCTTATCACGTGTATTAATTTCTGCATGAAGATGAGTTAGTAACaagtttgaatataaaataattgacacatttatcacaagaataaataagaataaaatatcaaatgttagtgaattcatattatgaaaaatatgcaaaattaaattacaatgaaaatttgaaaacattaccTGATTCTGTTACAAAGCTCTCGACATTATCCATAACCTCTCGGATATCAATGTGTGTTGCCGGATGCCTTAACAaattttgagtgcaaataaGTGTCTAAACAGTTCTCGGAGCCAACGAACTCCGAAAAGGATCAAGCACACGACCTCCCGTGCTAAATGCTAATTCGGATGCAACTATGGAAACAGGCATGTCTAATAAGTCTCGTGCAATCCTCGCAAGTATAGGATAGTtagcctcatttattttccaccAAGTCAACAAGTCAAATGATTCGCTGAgtgcctcacaaccatctgATAAATATCGATCCACTTCAGTTTTGGTAATATTAGATCCCATGGCAGAAGATGCCCTATACCACTCCTTGAACCATTTGGTCTCACGTTTGCCATCACTAACATTCATGGATCTAGATATTGGAGGGGTTGAGAAAGTGGAGTACTCGTGGTGGAACCAAATGTAGCATTATACTCTACATACAAATCTGCTAATACCTGTCTCACATTTGAAACCAACTCCTCAGCACGAAACTCATcatggattttcttcaaatgaaaagaaagaagtccTAACTTGCttcgtggatcaagcacaacagCAATTAACATGAATAAGTTCATCCTATCTAATAAcccccaatacttatcatatttggttCTCATATTTATAGCCATACTCCTTAAACAAGTATTAGTACTCTCACTCAGCATAATCAATTCTGTTTGGAGACCACAAATCTCTAAAAAACTGGTGTTAGCTGTCACATATAAAGATCCAGAAAATCTAGTACTGGCTTCATAAAATATCTCTAAAAACTTGACAAACACCCACACTGTCTCCCATTCTATAACTTTAGGAGGTCCCATGTGCCCATCATCAAAGTAAGAGAGGAAATTATAATCCTCACTCTCCATCCACCTGAAAGCCTTCTCAAACTTCTCAACTGCCTCCAACATCAaataggttgagttccatcgtgtctgtacatcaagacacaacatcttcttacaatcaattttttttttctgcacaTCTCTTAAACTTCTCTAATCTTGCTGGGGATGAACGCACATATCTCactgcatttctaaccattgtaatTGCATCATTGCAGTCCTTCAAACCCTCACTTACAATAAGATTCAATAtgtgagcacaacatctcatgtgCATATACTTACCCCCTAACAAATTCCCTGTCAAAAACTGTTTCAAATAggaaattgcagtatcattcgaacttgcattatcaacagttacagtaaatattctatcaatacCCCAATCAAGCAAGCACGACTCAACATATCTTCCAATGGTAtcccctcgatgattagggattaaacaaaaatgaattatttttttctgcaatttccaattcttatcaatgaaatgtgcagtcagacacatataattcaaattctgtACTGATGTCTATGTATCTGTCGTCAAGGAAATCCTCATGCCACCATCTCTAAACACTTTTTTAAGCTTCCCATTTTCTACTTCATACAACTTCATACAATCTCTTGCAACTGTGACACGACATGGAACTTTAAACCGGGGTTCAAGAGACCAAGCAAATTTTCTAAATCTCTGTCATTCAACAACCCTAAATGACATTTCATCAACAATTACCATTTCTGCAATAGCCAACCTCGCAATCTCTTTACTAAATTTGTGGGTTACAAGAGTCCTTAATGCACTACCATCACTCTCTGCAATACCCTCTTCAGGTGATGCCTCACCTGTCAATGTTTTTTGATACCTATCCAAAGGTCCAcgtttatgaggatttttaCGACATGAAGGCAAATGATTTTGCATCATTGAAGTTCCgttcctctttgagtggcaagcatacatcttgccacaataattacatttagctttTCGATTATCTACAGGACAACCATCCACCTTCGTAAAATGATCCCATACAATCGACTTGTTCGTCCCTTTCCGTTTCTTAGGTAACGGACAAGTATTACTAGTAGGGGCACTAAGGGGTTTTGAAACATTGGTCTCTCTCACATCTTCTTCCAAATTAATGGTTGGTTGAGTTTCATTTGTATCAACATCAATAGGAGACGAAGAAGAAtccatctaaattataaaacaaaatataatgttatacaacatcacaaatttgaaaattggcaaacataacacaaaatattccagcagctagtttgcaacatggcaaacatcataagtctaagactctaatctaagttgttcactcatcttctctcaatttatataaatatttaataagttatatatatacacgttacacaacaaattatataagttaatatataacaaagtatatatatatatatatatatatataacaaaatagaTACGatttatatacataatatatatacattacatatataatatatataacggattaaaatttataattatatatatataaaacagattatatatataatatatataactgttTATACGcattataacatattatatatatatatacattatacgatatatatatacattataacaGATTCAATATTAGatacgatttatatatataaaagatatacattatatctatataatatatataacaaattataatcatatataatcatataattatatataacagatataacatatataattataatcatatataaaaaaaatatataatatatataacagaacaaaaaatacaagaatACTTACAGAGGCCGGCTTGCGAGGGAGTCACGGAGTGCTCTGGAGGTTCATCGGTTTAGCCTGCGATAGCGTTCAACTGAGACCGtcacggggagagagagagagagagagagagagagagagagagagagagagagagagagagagagagagagagagagagagaattggggggggggggagggggcggCAGAAGAGAATAGGGAGAGGGAAGGGGGGAACGGGAAGGGTAATAACCCTAACCCATTCCcaaccaaacggcgtcgtcctacttaaatttttttcttactaacttaaataaaacgagaaacggcgtcgtttttatataagatatatattttaatatatatataaggtcgGTTTACCGGTTTTCTGTGTGGGCGAACAGGGACCGAACCAACCGACCTCGGTTCCTATTTATTTCTACCACCGGCCGACCGATTCTTCGCCGGTTCCGGCGTCCGACGGTCGGTTACCGTCGATGGAGGTCAGTTGGCCGGTTTCTTGTACACTCCTAGGCCGAATGGTGTATTGTGAGATCTAGGGTTTTGTGTCTTGTTTGGTTATGGAAATTGGAGGGTGGTGTGTAGGGCTTGATGGGAGGCTAGGTTGACTGAAATTTATGTTTGGGAGATGGGACTCTTCAAGAAACTTCAAGGAAATCTCATGAACATGTGAGAAAACACATGAACACAAGAGATCCAGCAAACCACAACACAAATCGAAATCCCAATGAAGGATTCGGCCTCTCCACCCCAAATCAATcaacaaaaagattaaaaaaaagaaaaaacaaacgaACTAAACAATCTtcgattcacgaattgcacaaagAATTGAAAGAAAACCTCAATATATTAAAGGATAAATTGAATCAGCAccgattcacgaattgcacggTAAATATCATCTCTttggggattcacgaattgcacccaaaaaagCCCAAGTGCATGAAGCACTGAAAATGATAAACTCCAAGCTCTATGGCCGACCACTCAATTTTCAAAATGTCAAAAGATTCTAATGAAATGTCTAAGAGTCCTATTTATAAAGCTTACAAAATGAAAACTCCCAAAAGGTCCCTaagcaaattaaaataaaataaatcaaacaaataaaataataattaacaagtctttaaataaaataaataaaaataataaattggaTAGATTAGCCATGGTGGccgtggcatgcatggcccatggtgggctatgGTGGTGCATGGTCCACAGCTAGGCTAATCATGGTTTGGTCTGCGACTCGCTGCATGGCATGGTATGGTGCCACGCGTTGGTTTGGTGGTGGGTATGGCATGACGTTGTGCATGACTTGCTGATGGTGGGTatggcatggtgccaagccTAAGCCTGATGGTGGGCACAGGATGATGTCGTGCTACTGCTGTGGTGCCTAGTCAAGTGGCTTGGGTGGTGGCCCTACATAGCCCGGGCTGGTGCCCTGAGCAATGAGCATGTATAGCCCAAGCTGACGGCATGGGCTATGGGGTGACAAGGCATGTGCTGGAGTCGTGCACTGGTTGACATGCCACTAGCCTCgcctgcaaggcatgggctgaAGTCGTGCATTGGATGGCGTGCCTGTGAGGGCACGCCACTAGCCTCGCTAAGTGGTGCTGGGGCACGCATGCATGTGCGCAGGTGCGCGCTCAAGGGCATACGCAAGCCTGCACACATGGTTTGCGTGCGGCCAGTAGCCTCCATGGTTGCCTGCTGCGTGTCATGGTCTGAGCCAAGACATGC comes from the Carya illinoinensis cultivar Pawnee chromosome 8, C.illinoinensisPawnee_v1, whole genome shotgun sequence genome and includes:
- the LOC122274394 gene encoding uncharacterized protein LOC122274394, producing the protein MASLLACLGSDHDTQQATMEATGRTQTMCAGLRMPLSAHLRTCMRAPAPLSEASGVPSQARHPMHDFSPCLAGEASGMSTSARLQHMPCHPIAHAMDSSSSPIDVDTNETQPTINLEEDVRETNVSKPLSAPTSNTCPLPKKRKGTNKSIVWDHFTKVDGCPVDNRKAKCEASPEEGIAESDGSALRTLVTHKFSKEIARLAIAEMFLTGNLLGGKYMHMRCCAHILNLIVSEGLKDCNDAITMTRWNSTYLMLEAVEKFEKAFRWMESEDYNFLSYFDDGHMGPPKVIEWETVWVFVKFLEIFYEASTRFSGSLYVTANTSFLEICGLQTELIMLSESTNTCLRSMAINMRTKYDKYWGLLDRMNLFMLIAVVLDPRSKLGLLSFHLKKIHDEFRAEELVSNVRQVLADLYVEYNATFGSTTSTPLSQPLQYLDP